A stretch of Synechococcus sp. MIT S9220 DNA encodes these proteins:
- the prmA gene encoding 50S ribosomal protein L11 methyltransferase — protein sequence MWWRLSLPVQTELEESLLWKLNVLGVHRVATQHAPETPDQRTLLAWLPAHEWPEDQRSELISSLIPLAETFGLALAQPVWDELADEDWSLSWKQHWQPDPVGERLLILPAWLDVPIEHAQRLVLKMDPGSAFGTGSHPTTRLCLEALEQQPPAGLRVADLGCGSGVLGLAALGLGARQVLSVDTDSLAVRATTDNAVLNGRSVDALRVSQGSVEVLATLLEGQPADLLLCNILAPVIEALAPHFQSVLRPGGRGLLSGLLVEQAPRLTEVLGSLGWSVEPLAEQGRWGLLEIRR from the coding sequence ATGTGGTGGCGTTTGTCTCTGCCGGTTCAGACTGAGCTGGAGGAGTCGCTTCTCTGGAAGCTGAACGTTCTCGGTGTACACCGGGTGGCCACACAACATGCACCTGAGACGCCTGATCAACGCACTCTTCTGGCCTGGTTGCCGGCCCATGAATGGCCTGAAGACCAGCGATCTGAGCTAATCAGCAGCCTGATCCCTCTGGCTGAAACCTTCGGCCTCGCTCTGGCTCAGCCGGTTTGGGATGAACTGGCTGATGAAGACTGGAGTCTCAGCTGGAAACAGCACTGGCAGCCAGACCCTGTGGGTGAGAGGCTGCTCATCCTGCCGGCCTGGCTTGATGTGCCTATCGAGCATGCTCAAAGGCTTGTCTTGAAGATGGATCCAGGCAGTGCATTCGGGACCGGCAGTCATCCCACCACCCGCCTCTGCCTTGAAGCGCTTGAGCAACAGCCCCCCGCAGGATTGAGGGTTGCGGATCTGGGTTGCGGAAGTGGAGTGCTTGGACTTGCGGCACTCGGGCTTGGGGCTCGTCAAGTACTGTCTGTCGACACCGATTCCCTGGCTGTCAGAGCAACGACCGACAACGCAGTTTTGAATGGCCGTTCTGTGGATGCGCTCAGGGTGAGCCAGGGGTCGGTAGAGGTGCTGGCGACGCTGCTTGAGGGTCAGCCTGCAGATTTGCTTCTCTGCAACATCCTTGCTCCCGTGATTGAGGCTCTTGCTCCTCACTTTCAATCGGTGCTCCGGCCTGGGGGGCGGGGGCTGCTGAGTGGCCTGCTGGTGGAACAGGCACCGAGGCTCACAGAAGTGCTGGGGAGCCTGGGCTGGTCGGTTGAGCCGCTTGCCGAGCAAGGTCGATGGGGCTTGCTCGAGATTCGGCGCTAG